Genomic segment of Paenibacillus macerans:
ATACAAGCTTGGGCTGCTGTGCGCGCAAACGATCGGGGAGAAGGAGCGGATTATCGCCAGTCTCTTGCATCATATTGCCTGGCTGTACCGCTACCGGAACAATGAACAGCAGGAGAAGCGTTTTCTCCAGTATTCGCTGGAATCTTACGTTCGCGTTTATGAAACCGAGGGCGTGGGAGGAAGCGACGCCAGGCTGATGTATTTGATCGGCGAGTTGAACCGCCGGGTCGGCAATTACCACGATGCCGTCAAATGGTTCAGCCGCGTCATTAACGACAAGAAGATCATGGACGCCGCCATGATCCGGGCATCGCGGGAGCAGTGGGCGGTGCTGCGCGAGGAAATGCTTGGCGCCGGGCACGAGCTTCCGGAGGAAATGCAGAGTTAACGCCGGATTACCGGAAAGAATATTGGATGCCTGCCGGATCAAATTATAGAGGGCCGTTCTTTGAATGAACGGC
This window contains:
- a CDS encoding DUF2225 domain-containing protein, whose protein sequence is MELEPLYQIKITCAYCEHEFSTSRVRPSFKRAVRTDSDFCGYFQKENPDYYVVRVCPSCGFASTENSTDRLNDKQRALFQEAIGSKFIKRDYGGHRDWAAALETYKLGLLCAQTIGEKERIIASLLHHIAWLYRYRNNEQQEKRFLQYSLESYVRVYETEGVGGSDARLMYLIGELNRRVGNYHDAVKWFSRVINDKKIMDAAMIRASREQWAVLREEMLGAGHELPEEMQS